TAGAATCTGCCAACATAGCTAACGCGGACTCGGCCGCCCGGCGCTCAGCGACGTATCTTGTTTGTACCGTTTTGAGCCGATCTTCGCTGAGTTCCGCCTCACAGACCGGGCAGATTGCGGCTTGGCCCGCGGAAGCGAGCATTCCAGTCTTTTCAGCAATTTCTGCCAATCGGCGAACCTGTCCTTTCTCTTCAGCATCAATAGCCGCCACCTCAACTTTGACTACCTGAAGCTGCCTGGATTCAGCTTCGAACTGAGTTTGCCTTTCTTTGAGCTTTTCTGCCTCCAACCCGAGATCGTCCAAAGAGAGTCTCAGGCTGCTCGATTTGGCCGCCCTTAGCGACAATTCGTCAAATTTGGATTGCCACGTCGATCTTTTGTTTAAAAGAATGTGTCTGGCTTCGGAAATCTGTTTGTCTAATTGCATGTATTGTTGTTCGAGTGTTCGCAGTTCGCTGAGTTTCCGATTATCGTCCTCATTGATTTGGCGGGCCGATAATAAACGAGAATACCCATCCACAATCTCTGCCCGGTTATGTACAATATCTCGATGAATTTTAATGCGTTTCTCTATCTCAAACCTGTCATTATGTCTCGCTTTTAGGTCGTTCTCAGTATCCACCACCGCCGACTCGGCTTGGCGCAGCATTTGTTCTCGGGTTTGGATCAGTTGCCACGATGATTTCAGGGAATCCAGGGTTAGCCGCGCTTTAGACAGCTGTTCGTTCGATTCGGCGAGCTGTTTTTGGGAGGACAAAAGAGCGGATTCCAACTCCGGCCTGCGTTCCAGTTGTTTTTGCTCGATTTCCATAGTCACGCTTATCAAACTCTTGGCGGAAGCCGCTTCACTCGCCTTGTCCCTTGCTTTTTCCGCTAATTCATCGTAAACATCCAGACCGAGAATGCTGACGAGGACCTCCTTGCGTTCATTAGGACGAAGTACTGTGAAATGATCGGCTTCGCCTTGTTTGAGATAGGCGCTGCTCACGAATGTCTCGTATTCCAAATGAAGAACATTTTTTATCTTCACTTCGGTCTCGGCGATAGTGTTGCCAGAGATTGTTCTGAAACCCTCCGGGGATCCGACGAAGAGGTTTAAGCTGCTCTGTCCTGAACTACCTGTCTTTTTCGGTTTAGCGCGTCGCCGGACAACCCGGTAAATCTGGTTGTCGCCCGTGCGGAAATCGAAGCTGATCTCGGTTTCGGTTTCACCCTGGGTTATCAGGTCATCATCTGAGGTGGTTTTGCTTCGAAGCCGGGATTTTCCCCAGAGAGCCCAGGTGATCGCATCGATTATTGAAGATTTTCCGGACCCATTGTCACCGGTGATGCATGCAAGATGGATTCCATCAAAAGAAAGGGGTGTTATTTCTCCGCGATACGGCAGAAAATTTTTCATTTTGAGGCGAACTGGAATCAAGGGTTAATTACCTCGCGATTGATTTTAACATAACTAGTTTGTTTTACGCTGATCAGCGCTATGTTGGTGTTCGAATTGCTCGATGGTAACATGTTGTTATGAACATAATTAAGCGCCGAATCGGGATGGCTCTATTATCCATGATTGCATTGGGCTTGATATTGCCAATAAGTGGTTGCAGCAATTCAGGATATAGCACGTTCAACATCCATGAAGGTATGCAGCCGTTGTCTTTTGAATACCCAGAACATTACAAGCTGGTTCGCCTCGATATGGAAAATGATGATACGGCGCAGTATACGACGATAGGGTTGGTGTCTGGCGACTCCGCGAATTACTCGGAAATATATTTGTATATATGGAATACAACCGTAGACCTGCCCGGGTCAAAACAAATCATGGATCAGTTGCTTGAAAATGCTGCCCAAACCTTGACTGGGTACAAATTGGAAAGTAGAAGCGGAGCTACGATCGTGGGTATAACGAAAAAAGGCGGCTTGAGAGCCGCCTTTTTTCGTTAACATATCTGATTTTACTCAAGATAGTCTTTAAGTTTACGACTCCGGCTCGGATGGCGCAGCTTACGAAGCGCCTTGGCTTCAATCTGACGGATACGCTCGCGGGTCACGTTGAATTCCTTCCCCACCTCTTCAAGAGTTCTGCTCCGGCCGTCCTCCAACCCGAACCTGAGCTGCAGCACCCTGCGCTCTCTGGGAGTGAGGCTTCCCAGGACGCTGTCGATCTGCTCTTTGAGTAGTTGGCGGGAGGCCGCATCTGGGGGCGGCAGCGCGTTTTGGTCCTCAATAAAGTCTCCGAGGTGTGAGTCTTCTTCCTCGCCGATTGGAGATTCAAGTGAGACAGGTAATTGAGATACTTTAGCGATCTCCCTGACCTTATCAGCGGGTAATTCCATTTCAACCGCGATTTCATCCGGGGTTGGTTCCCGGCCCAGTTTTTGGGACAGCGATCTTGAAACTGACAAAAGCTTGTTGATCGTTTCCACCATGTGCACCGGTATGCGGATCGTCCTCGCCTGATCGGCAATAGCCCGGGTGATTGCCTGGCGTATCCACCATGTCGCGTAAGTTGAGAATTTAAAACCTCT
This is a stretch of genomic DNA from Dehalogenimonas etheniformans. It encodes these proteins:
- a CDS encoding AAA family ATPase: MKNFLPYRGEITPLSFDGIHLACITGDNGSGKSSIIDAITWALWGKSRLRSKTTSDDDLITQGETETEISFDFRTGDNQIYRVVRRRAKPKKTGSSGQSSLNLFVGSPEGFRTISGNTIAETEVKIKNVLHLEYETFVSSAYLKQGEADHFTVLRPNERKEVLVSILGLDVYDELAEKARDKASEAASAKSLISVTMEIEQKQLERRPELESALLSSQKQLAESNEQLSKARLTLDSLKSSWQLIQTREQMLRQAESAVVDTENDLKARHNDRFEIEKRIKIHRDIVHNRAEIVDGYSRLLSARQINEDDNRKLSELRTLEQQYMQLDKQISEARHILLNKRSTWQSKFDELSLRAAKSSSLRLSLDDLGLEAEKLKERQTQFEAESRQLQVVKVEVAAIDAEEKGQVRRLAEIAEKTGMLASAGQAAICPVCEAELSEDRLKTVQTRYVAERRAAESALAMLADSKKDKAREITELERHLAMEGSLRSEVLRLGKLEAQLQTELAEAESASKRLPEGEKQITALTQQIEKGEFALEERNSIASLEQEIRKMGYDATAHRRVQAQINELEPFEKRHQELYQAEKLLTQEEKDLDKALKTISELEQRLAQRIQEADTQRQSLSQIPRIDAQQIEDAESTVKSLSISVNSDSERLGSLKQALVHLDELENSLFKKAVELKKYAVDESIYKELQASFGKNGIQAVLIESAIPEMEAEANRLLAKMTDNRMSLKLEMQRATKKGDIAETFDIKIADELGTRDYDLFSGGEAFRINFALRLALSRLLAHRSGAPLRTLVIDEGFGTQDAAGIEKLKEAIASIQDKFECVLVITHIEEFKDAFPARIEVFKTADGSDLRINYN